In Marinilabiliales bacterium, a single window of DNA contains:
- a CDS encoding ABC transporter ATP-binding protein → MIKAEKITKSYGALQVLKGIDLGVKKGEVISIVGASGAGKTTFLQIAGTLGKPDSGRVIINGTDYRTLGDKDLARFRNKNIGFVFQFHHLLPEFTAFENICIPAYIARLPVDVAEEKAMKLIKFLGLDDRTGHKPKELSGGEQQRVAVARALINDPAVILADEPSGNLDSKNKNELHRLFFSLRDKFGQTIVIVTHDPELAGMADRCLTMHDGKIVDEKIR, encoded by the coding sequence ATGATAAAAGCAGAAAAGATCACAAAAAGCTACGGAGCGTTACAAGTTTTAAAGGGTATTGACCTGGGCGTAAAGAAAGGAGAGGTCATTTCAATTGTGGGAGCCAGCGGTGCAGGAAAAACAACATTCCTGCAGATTGCCGGGACCCTTGGTAAGCCCGACAGCGGAAGGGTCATCATTAACGGGACCGATTACAGGACCCTTGGAGACAAAGATCTGGCCAGATTCAGAAATAAAAATATCGGGTTTGTATTTCAGTTCCACCATCTGCTGCCTGAGTTCACGGCTTTTGAAAATATCTGCATACCGGCTTATATAGCCAGGCTTCCGGTTGACGTGGCAGAAGAAAAGGCCATGAAACTGATCAAATTCCTGGGTCTTGATGACCGTACCGGTCACAAGCCCAAAGAGCTGTCAGGAGGTGAACAGCAGAGGGTGGCCGTTGCAAGGGCGCTTATTAACGATCCGGCAGTGATACTGGCAGATGAACCATCAGGTAATCTTGATTCCAAAAATAAAAATGAGTTGCACCGGCTATTCTTTTCATTACGCGACAAATTCGGACAGACCATCGTTATTGTAACCCATGACCCTGAACTGGCAGGGATGGCTGACAGGTGCCTTACGATGCATGACGGGAAGATTGTGGATGAGAAAATAAGATAA
- a CDS encoding sodium:calcium antiporter, translating to MDYFYLILGFTVLLISGDLLVKSGVALSAHMRISTLVIGVTVVSLGTSAPELVVSIGAILKNHPDIAVGNVVGSNISNIALVLGLTAIIISIPVNKNSVRFDWPYMMFASLLFTLFVMNGRLSFIEGAVSLVLLAGFIFFSVRQSRIDLEKTGHVFSRAGFSVKLSLLLLVISSAGLYFGASWLVDGAESVAHRFGVSERVISVTIIAFGTSVPELATSVMAALKKQLDISIGNIIGSNIFNLLGILGITSMIKTIPVSAEMRFDVIWMLAISLLLLIFMLPYGRASLGRWKGTCLLVTYILYIYIVFKF from the coding sequence ATGGATTATTTTTACCTGATCCTTGGCTTTACCGTACTCCTTATAAGCGGCGACCTGCTTGTAAAGAGCGGCGTGGCACTGTCAGCGCACATGCGTATCTCAACACTGGTTATCGGGGTCACCGTTGTGTCGCTGGGTACATCGGCTCCCGAACTTGTTGTCAGCATAGGAGCAATCCTTAAAAACCATCCCGATATAGCCGTAGGAAACGTTGTCGGCTCAAACATTTCCAATATCGCACTTGTGCTGGGGCTCACAGCAATCATTATCTCCATTCCTGTAAATAAAAATTCAGTAAGGTTTGACTGGCCATACATGATGTTTGCCAGTCTTCTCTTTACGCTGTTCGTCATGAACGGAAGGCTCTCCTTTATCGAAGGAGCCGTTTCGCTGGTGCTTCTTGCAGGGTTCATATTCTTTTCGGTCAGGCAGTCCCGTATCGACCTTGAAAAAACCGGACATGTATTCTCCAGGGCTGGTTTTTCAGTAAAGCTGTCATTGCTGCTGCTGGTAATATCATCGGCAGGATTGTATTTCGGAGCCTCGTGGCTTGTTGACGGGGCAGAATCAGTTGCACACCGCTTCGGTGTCAGCGAACGGGTAATATCCGTTACAATAATTGCATTCGGAACCAGCGTACCTGAGCTGGCCACATCAGTTATGGCTGCATTAAAGAAACAACTCGATATATCAATAGGAAACATAATCGGATCAAACATATTCAACCTCCTGGGCATCCTGGGTATTACCAGTATGATAAAAACAATTCCTGTCAGTGCCGAAATGAGGTTTGATGTTATCTGGATGCTGGCAATATCGCTGCTGCTGCTGATATTCATGCTTCCCTACGGAAGGGCGTCCCTCGGCCGGTGGAAAGGAACATGCCTGTTAGTGACATACATTCTCTATATTTACATCGTCTTCAAATTTTAA
- a CDS encoding protein translocase subunit SecDF: MQNKGAVKLLAIALALVSIYQLSFTYITYKVEREAAAYAQGDPAREEAYLDSMMREVVYNFLGIRQYTYREAKEREINLGLDLRGGMNVTLEVSSYEIIRALSNYSTDPTFVEALNLAREWSRTSTDDFITLFGRAFETVDPNAQLAAIFSTVELRDRVSYNSTNQEVMSVIRRESERAIDNSFNILRSRIDRFGVAQPNIQRLETHGRILVELPGVKEPERVRSLLQGTANLEFWETYENSEIYPFLLQANERIKEIEEARRALSQQEEDPVEEEDDLLVPDQDLTPADQLVTDEESLLDLLDQDTLDPDRDISVDQMMVDFPLFSILNPSTTPDGQLMPGSSIGIADYRDTTRVNNYLNMPQVRQLFPRDVRFYWGVKPPRWDATEAYYELHAIKVTSRDGRPPLDGDVITDARVEFGQAQATAEVTMAMNAEGARIWARLTRDNIGRCIAIVLDDYVYSAPRVNQEITGGRSQITGDFSITEAQDLANVLRSGALPAPARIIQEAIVGPTLGQEAVRAGLSSFIIAFLVVLLYMVIYYSRKAGIVADIALIVNVFFIMGVLASLGATLTLPGIAGIVLTIGMSVDANVLIFERIREEIKAGKGLRLAVSDGYKNAYSAIIDANVTTLLTGIILYIFGTGPIQGFATTLVIGICTSLFSAIFITRLIFLWFLDRNKTLSFATKLTENAFKNVHIKFIEKRKIFYAISGIIIIIGIGSLFTRGLSQGIDFTGGRTYIVRFEENVSTLDIQNSLFDVFGEGTSVITFGGENQIRVSTNYRIDEIDPEVDEEVEQLLYQGLQPFLDEDVSLERFMSDYRQSSEKVGPAVAQDIKVQAVYAIVFALVIMFLYMFIRFKNWQFGLGAIAAVGHDVMIVLSIFSLLHGIMPFSLEIDQAFIAAILTVVGYSINDTVVVFDRIREFFKLYPKRERSTVYNLALNSTLSRTFSTSLSTFFVLLSIFLFGGEVIRGFIFALLIGVIVGTYSSLFIATPVVYDSIGKLGKMKQKQQKSK, from the coding sequence ATGCAGAACAAAGGAGCAGTAAAGCTGCTGGCAATTGCTTTGGCTCTGGTAAGTATTTACCAGTTGTCTTTTACGTATATAACCTACAAGGTTGAGAGGGAGGCCGCAGCTTATGCGCAGGGTGATCCCGCCAGGGAAGAGGCATACCTGGACTCAATGATGAGGGAGGTTGTATACAATTTTCTTGGAATCAGGCAATACACATACAGGGAAGCCAAGGAAAGAGAGATAAACCTGGGACTGGACCTCAGGGGTGGCATGAACGTGACTCTGGAGGTATCCAGCTATGAGATCATACGTGCACTGTCAAATTACAGTACAGACCCCACTTTCGTCGAAGCACTAAATCTTGCCCGTGAATGGTCAAGAACCAGCACCGATGATTTCATAACCCTGTTTGGCCGTGCATTTGAGACAGTCGACCCCAATGCCCAGCTTGCTGCAATATTCAGCACAGTTGAACTGCGCGACAGGGTAAGCTACAACTCGACCAACCAGGAGGTCATGAGCGTCATCAGGCGGGAATCTGAAAGGGCCATTGATAACTCATTCAATATACTCCGCAGCCGTATCGACCGTTTTGGTGTTGCCCAGCCGAATATCCAGAGACTGGAGACACACGGCCGCATACTGGTTGAACTTCCAGGTGTAAAGGAGCCCGAAAGGGTGAGGTCACTGCTCCAGGGAACAGCCAACCTTGAATTCTGGGAAACCTACGAAAACTCCGAAATTTACCCGTTCCTGCTGCAGGCAAACGAACGGATAAAGGAGATTGAGGAGGCCAGGAGGGCACTCTCGCAGCAGGAAGAAGATCCTGTTGAAGAGGAAGACGATCTGCTTGTCCCCGATCAGGATCTCACACCTGCCGATCAGCTCGTAACTGACGAGGAGTCGCTGCTCGACCTGCTTGATCAGGATACACTTGATCCTGACCGTGACATTTCTGTTGACCAGATGATGGTGGATTTTCCACTTTTCAGTATTCTCAATCCGAGTACGACGCCTGACGGGCAGCTGATGCCGGGTTCGTCAATTGGTATTGCCGATTACCGTGATACCACCAGGGTAAATAATTACCTCAACATGCCCCAGGTAAGGCAGCTTTTCCCCCGTGACGTCCGTTTCTACTGGGGTGTCAAACCGCCAAGATGGGACGCTACCGAAGCATACTACGAACTGCATGCCATCAAGGTAACAAGCCGTGACGGCCGCCCGCCACTGGACGGCGACGTAATTACCGACGCGAGAGTTGAGTTCGGCCAGGCCCAGGCAACGGCCGAAGTCACCATGGCCATGAACGCCGAGGGCGCCAGGATATGGGCCAGGCTGACAAGGGACAATATCGGCCGTTGCATAGCTATTGTGCTGGATGACTATGTTTACTCAGCCCCAAGGGTTAACCAGGAAATTACCGGCGGCAGATCACAGATTACAGGTGATTTTTCAATTACCGAAGCCCAGGACCTTGCCAATGTGCTCAGATCAGGGGCTCTGCCTGCGCCTGCAAGGATCATACAGGAAGCGATCGTTGGTCCGACACTGGGCCAGGAGGCTGTCAGGGCGGGACTTAGCTCATTCATCATCGCATTCCTGGTGGTACTGCTATACATGGTAATCTATTACAGCCGCAAAGCGGGGATTGTTGCCGACATAGCACTGATCGTAAACGTGTTCTTCATCATGGGTGTGCTGGCATCGCTGGGCGCCACATTAACGCTGCCTGGCATAGCCGGTATTGTGCTCACAATAGGCATGTCGGTAGATGCCAACGTGCTTATATTTGAAAGGATAAGAGAGGAGATTAAGGCGGGGAAGGGACTGCGGCTGGCAGTATCTGACGGTTACAAGAACGCTTACTCAGCAATAATCGATGCCAACGTCACAACGCTGCTAACCGGAATTATCCTATACATTTTCGGTACCGGCCCCATACAGGGCTTTGCCACTACCCTCGTGATAGGTATCTGTACCTCGCTCTTCTCTGCCATATTCATCACCAGGCTTATCTTCCTTTGGTTCCTTGACAGGAACAAAACCTTGAGTTTTGCCACTAAACTTACCGAGAATGCCTTTAAGAATGTTCATATAAAATTCATAGAAAAGCGCAAGATATTCTATGCCATCTCAGGTATTATCATAATCATCGGCATCGGGTCGCTGTTTACAAGGGGGCTGAGCCAGGGAATTGACTTTACAGGCGGCAGGACCTATATAGTCCGTTTCGAGGAAAATGTCAGCACCCTCGACATACAGAACTCCCTCTTTGATGTGTTCGGCGAGGGAACATCGGTGATCACTTTCGGAGGGGAGAACCAGATCAGGGTATCCACAAATTACAGGATAGACGAAATTGATCCCGAGGTGGACGAGGAGGTAGAGCAGTTGCTTTACCAGGGCCTTCAGCCGTTCCTGGATGAGGACGTCTCACTGGAAAGGTTCATGAGCGACTACCGGCAAAGCTCCGAAAAGGTAGGGCCGGCCGTTGCACAGGATATAAAGGTTCAGGCCGTTTACGCCATTGTCTTTGCCCTTGTGATCATGTTCCTTTATATGTTCATCCGCTTCAAGAACTGGCAGTTCGGACTTGGTGCAATAGCGGCTGTTGGCCACGATGTTATGATAGTTCTCAGTATATTCAGCCTGCTGCACGGGATAATGCCATTTTCCCTGGAAATAGACCAGGCCTTTATAGCGGCCATCCTTACCGTGGTGGGATACTCTATAAATGATACCGTTGTCGTGTTTGACCGTATCAGGGAGTTCTTCAAGCTTTACCCGAAACGTGAAAGGAGCACGGTGTACAATCTCGCACTGAACAGCACACTGAGCCGTACATTCAGCACCTCGCTGAGCACCTTCTTCGTGCTGCTTTCAATATTCCTGTTCGGAGGAGAGGTTATTCGCGGGTTTATCTTTGCATTGCTGATAGGTGTAATAGTCGGTACCTACTCATCTCTGTTCATTGCTACTCCTGTTGTATATGACTCTATCGGCAAACTCGGGAAAATGAAACAAAAGCAACAAAAATCAAAATGA
- the mdh gene encoding malate dehydrogenase, with amino-acid sequence MKITVIGAGNVGATCANVIAHKALANQIVLVDVKPGFAEGKALDMWQTAPVNIFDTRIIGVTNDYLATKGSEIIIITSGVPRKPGMSRDDLIATNAKIVKEVTEKAIRYSPDAVIIVVSNPLDVMTYAAYLAANKHHSKVFGMAGILDAARYKSFVAEILDTSPRDVQALLLGGHGDTMVPLPRYTSVSGIPISQLLNEDEIDRIVEKTRQGGGDLVKLIGTSAWYAPGAAVALMVEAIVHDQHRIFSICAYLNGEYGFRDIYLGVPVKLGRKGVEEVIEIELDKNEKKLLNDSANAVRDLMKTLDDMNLF; translated from the coding sequence ATGAAGATAACAGTTATCGGAGCAGGGAACGTGGGCGCTACATGCGCCAATGTAATAGCTCACAAGGCTCTTGCAAACCAGATCGTTCTGGTTGATGTAAAACCCGGGTTTGCCGAAGGAAAGGCCCTCGATATGTGGCAGACAGCTCCCGTGAATATTTTCGACACCAGGATAATAGGCGTTACCAACGACTACCTTGCAACCAAAGGGTCGGAAATCATAATAATCACCTCGGGAGTTCCCCGTAAACCGGGAATGAGCAGGGACGACCTCATCGCAACCAATGCAAAGATTGTCAAGGAGGTGACAGAAAAGGCCATCAGGTACTCGCCCGATGCCGTAATCATAGTCGTCTCCAATCCGCTTGATGTAATGACCTACGCAGCTTACCTTGCCGCCAACAAGCATCACAGCAAGGTCTTCGGAATGGCAGGCATACTCGATGCCGCCAGGTACAAATCGTTCGTAGCCGAAATTCTTGACACTTCCCCCCGTGATGTCCAGGCGCTTCTTCTGGGTGGCCACGGCGATACCATGGTCCCCCTTCCCAGGTACACATCGGTATCGGGCATACCCATATCCCAGCTGCTCAACGAAGATGAGATAGACAGAATAGTTGAGAAGACAAGGCAGGGAGGCGGTGACCTTGTGAAACTGATAGGCACATCGGCATGGTATGCCCCGGGTGCCGCTGTTGCCCTGATGGTTGAAGCCATAGTGCACGATCAGCACCGGATCTTTTCCATATGTGCATACCTGAACGGGGAATATGGTTTCAGGGACATCTACCTGGGCGTGCCTGTAAAGCTTGGAAGGAAGGGTGTTGAGGAGGTGATTGAGATAGAGCTGGACAAGAATGAGAAGAAACTGCTCAATGATTCCGCAAATGCGGTGCGCGACCTCATGAAGACACTTGATGACATGAACCTTTTCTGA
- a CDS encoding TolC family protein has protein sequence MQRNNLSNTGILILILSLSLHLTSVHGQQRVLHLTLDEVVGIAREQSPQAILAQHRFRASYWQHRTYQAEFLPNLNLRGTLPDFNRSITTYTLPDGSDRFIERNIINSLASLSLNQNIGLTGGQIFMSSELQRVDNLDIDSSSYRTTPVNIGFRQSLSGYNAFRWQRRIEPLRFEEAKRNYVSAIEGVSFQAVNLFFDLALAQVNLEIAELNYSNTDTLYRIAQGRYNIGTIPENQLLQMELSYLNAGTALNEAILDLEVRRFRLRSFLGYNETVDIELLIDPYVPVFRPDLNKALNEALTNNPDVIQFERQLIEADRDVARARSERGFNADLFAVYGLTSSAPEFADAYKDPQVSQRLQVGLQIPIVDWGLGRGRYRMAQSSQEVIRTQVEQARIDFEQNVYLEVMQFTMQYDQLEIAAKADTIAKKRFDVTRERFLIGRIDVRDLNDAIREQDIARRGYISALRNYWRYYYNLRRLTLYDFERDMKLTEDFDDLIL, from the coding sequence ATGCAAAGGAATAATCTATCCAACACAGGTATTTTGATCCTAATCCTGTCATTAAGCCTTCATTTAACTTCTGTACACGGACAACAGAGAGTTCTGCACCTCACCCTTGATGAGGTTGTAGGGATTGCCAGGGAACAGTCGCCCCAGGCAATACTGGCGCAGCACAGGTTCAGGGCCAGCTACTGGCAGCACAGGACATACCAGGCAGAGTTCCTGCCAAACCTGAACCTCCGGGGAACACTTCCTGACTTCAACCGGTCAATAACCACCTATACACTACCAGACGGGAGTGACAGGTTTATTGAGAGGAACATCATAAACTCCCTCGCAAGCCTCTCCCTCAACCAGAACATAGGGCTTACCGGCGGTCAGATATTCATGTCCTCTGAATTGCAGAGAGTTGACAACCTCGACATTGACTCGAGTTCGTACAGGACCACGCCCGTGAACATCGGCTTCAGGCAATCACTGTCGGGCTACAACGCATTCAGGTGGCAAAGGCGTATTGAGCCATTGCGCTTTGAAGAGGCCAAAAGGAATTATGTGAGCGCAATTGAAGGAGTATCCTTTCAGGCAGTCAACCTGTTCTTTGACCTTGCGCTGGCTCAGGTGAACCTCGAGATTGCAGAGCTGAATTATTCAAACACCGACACCCTTTACCGTATAGCACAGGGAAGGTACAACATCGGAACTATTCCCGAGAACCAGCTTCTGCAGATGGAGCTCAGCTACCTGAATGCAGGGACTGCGCTCAACGAGGCAATACTTGACCTGGAGGTCAGGAGGTTCAGGCTCCGTTCATTCCTTGGTTATAACGAGACAGTCGATATAGAGCTACTGATAGATCCATATGTTCCGGTATTCAGGCCCGACCTCAACAAGGCGCTGAACGAGGCCCTGACAAATAACCCCGATGTGATCCAGTTTGAGCGGCAGTTGATTGAAGCTGACAGGGACGTGGCCCGGGCAAGGTCTGAAAGGGGATTTAATGCCGACCTGTTTGCGGTGTACGGACTAACGAGCAGTGCCCCGGAGTTTGCCGACGCCTATAAAGACCCGCAGGTCTCTCAGAGGCTCCAGGTAGGTTTGCAAATACCCATTGTGGATTGGGGACTGGGACGGGGAAGGTACAGGATGGCACAATCAAGCCAGGAGGTGATACGGACACAGGTAGAGCAGGCAAGGATCGACTTTGAACAGAACGTATATCTCGAGGTAATGCAGTTCACTATGCAGTATGACCAGCTTGAAATTGCAGCCAAGGCAGATACTATAGCAAAGAAAAGGTTTGACGTCACACGGGAGAGGTTCCTGATAGGTCGGATTGATGTGCGCGATTTGAACGATGCCATCAGGGAACAGGATATCGCGCGAAGGGGATATATATCGGCGCTGCGTAACTACTGGAGGTACTATTATAACCTGCGCAGGCTCACGCTTTATGACTTTGAGCGCGACATGAAACTTACCGAGGACTTTGATGATCTTATACTCTGA
- a CDS encoding FtsX-like permease family protein translates to MESILANKLKSVLTALGIIFGVASVITMLAIGNGAQQEILEQIKMVGVNNIMITPIVQETGDSDEENGNGQRERGRFSRGLTLLDAEAIKTTIPSVTRMSPEIALNSHAVYGGKREQAKLIGVSSDYFELFNLPLESGTVFNEHQEENGLAVAVIGANIKTRFFPDVNPIGKYIKFGHVWLQVIGVIERTNVSVSAFENVGINVYNDNIYIPTKTMLMRYNNRGIVRRDAARSGVNIMGGGRGFMQIRSMVSTNPSQNTSSNYHQLDKIVVQVEETEQLSPTAELIGRMLLRRHSEVKDFEVTVPELLLKQQQRTREIFNIVLGAIASISLIVGGIGIMNIMFASVMERIKEIGTRQAIGATRIDIIVQFLSEAVLISVSGGLIGVILGIILSNLITRFADILTIVSFSSVLIAFFVSASVGVIFGYSPAKRAAEKDPIESLRYE, encoded by the coding sequence ATGGAGTCCATCCTGGCCAACAAGCTGAAGTCAGTGCTCACTGCGCTGGGAATAATTTTCGGCGTGGCATCGGTTATCACTATGCTGGCAATAGGCAACGGAGCTCAGCAGGAGATCCTCGAGCAGATCAAGATGGTGGGGGTAAACAACATAATGATAACACCCATAGTTCAGGAAACAGGCGATTCGGATGAAGAAAACGGTAACGGGCAGAGGGAAAGAGGGAGGTTCAGCAGGGGACTTACATTGCTCGATGCGGAAGCTATTAAGACTACAATCCCGTCAGTAACCCGTATGAGTCCGGAAATAGCCCTCAATTCACATGCCGTATACGGAGGTAAAAGAGAGCAGGCCAAGCTTATCGGGGTATCCAGCGACTATTTTGAACTGTTCAACCTTCCGTTGGAATCGGGTACGGTTTTCAATGAGCACCAGGAAGAGAATGGCCTTGCCGTTGCAGTTATAGGCGCAAATATCAAGACCCGTTTCTTTCCCGATGTCAACCCTATAGGCAAATACATCAAGTTCGGACATGTATGGCTCCAGGTGATTGGGGTAATAGAACGCACCAACGTATCTGTTTCAGCCTTTGAGAATGTCGGTATTAACGTGTACAATGACAATATCTACATCCCTACCAAGACCATGCTCATGCGGTACAACAACCGTGGCATTGTCAGGCGCGACGCGGCGAGGTCGGGAGTAAACATTATGGGCGGGGGAAGGGGATTCATGCAGATAAGAAGCATGGTAAGCACCAATCCGTCGCAGAACACCTCATCGAACTACCACCAGCTTGACAAGATAGTGGTACAGGTGGAAGAGACAGAGCAGCTCTCCCCCACTGCCGAACTGATTGGCAGAATGCTGCTCAGGAGACATTCTGAAGTGAAGGATTTTGAAGTGACTGTTCCCGAACTGCTTCTGAAACAACAGCAGCGGACACGGGAAATATTCAACATTGTGCTTGGAGCGATTGCCAGCATCTCACTTATTGTGGGAGGGATAGGCATTATGAATATAATGTTCGCATCGGTAATGGAACGGATCAAGGAGATAGGGACCAGGCAGGCAATTGGTGCCACCAGGATAGATATAATCGTGCAGTTCCTTTCAGAGGCTGTATTGATAAGTGTGTCAGGAGGCCTGATCGGGGTTATCCTGGGAATTATCCTCTCCAACCTTATCACCCGTTTTGCCGATATACTGACGATCGTATCATTCAGTTCAGTCCTGATAGCATTCTTCGTCTCAGCATCAGTGGGGGTCATATTCGGGTACTCACCTGCAAAAAGGGCCGCGGAGAAAGATCCTATTGAATCGCTACGTTATGAATAG
- a CDS encoding HlyD family efflux transporter periplasmic adaptor subunit: MKKNVIITTSIIGAMVLGVIIYAIAGDKENIAMLEVPVMKGRFEVLVTVTGELQAERSEQIMGPPELRSRNLRIGNIRIQDLIPEGTVVDSGDYVALLDRSESDNTLKDMEDALERAEAQFTRTQLDTTITLSNLRDELINLHYTVEERRLTLEQSKFEPPATIRQAEINLDRAERGLEQAKQNYQLRIQQAREDMNEASINLAQQRRRYQEMLDVLEKFEIRAPKSGMVIYHREWSGQRRTVGSNISPWDLTVATLPDLSSMLSRTYVNEIDVSKVRAGQRVRVGVDAFPERAYTGEIISVANVGEQLPNTDARVFEVLIRINEYDPILRPAMTTSNIIITQTFDDVHYIPLEAINLSDSIPIVYKRDGTKQIVVLGSANENHVIVEHGLTENERIYLTIPENPDRYRLVGEDLIAVIQEKRERQREEEQARRQEEERVLRERENRMRQMRQPGAGAAGAGAGMQTTRPGN; this comes from the coding sequence ATGAAGAAAAACGTAATAATCACAACTTCCATAATAGGCGCGATGGTGCTGGGTGTAATAATATATGCCATAGCAGGGGACAAGGAAAATATCGCAATGCTGGAAGTACCGGTCATGAAGGGCAGGTTTGAGGTTCTGGTTACCGTTACAGGAGAGCTGCAGGCTGAACGTTCTGAACAGATAATGGGACCACCCGAGCTCAGGAGCCGGAACCTCCGGATAGGCAATATCAGGATACAGGACCTGATCCCTGAGGGAACCGTGGTTGATTCGGGCGATTATGTTGCACTTCTTGACCGGTCAGAATCTGACAATACCCTCAAGGATATGGAAGATGCCCTTGAGAGGGCCGAGGCCCAGTTTACAAGGACACAGCTGGATACCACCATCACCCTGAGCAACCTGCGAGACGAACTGATCAACCTGCATTACACGGTTGAGGAAAGAAGACTTACGCTTGAGCAGTCGAAGTTTGAGCCTCCTGCCACCATCAGGCAGGCGGAGATAAACCTTGACAGGGCAGAGAGGGGCCTGGAGCAGGCAAAACAGAATTACCAGCTCAGGATACAGCAGGCAAGGGAAGATATGAACGAGGCATCTATCAACCTGGCCCAACAGAGAAGGAGGTACCAGGAGATGCTTGATGTGCTTGAAAAGTTTGAGATCCGGGCTCCCAAATCGGGAATGGTCATCTATCACCGCGAATGGAGCGGCCAGCGGCGTACCGTGGGGTCAAACATAAGTCCCTGGGACCTTACAGTGGCAACCCTGCCCGACCTCTCATCAATGCTCTCAAGAACATATGTTAATGAGATTGACGTAAGCAAGGTAAGGGCAGGTCAAAGGGTCAGGGTCGGTGTCGACGCCTTCCCCGAAAGGGCATATACGGGAGAAATTATCTCCGTGGCAAATGTTGGAGAGCAGTTGCCCAATACCGATGCCAGGGTTTTTGAAGTACTTATAAGAATTAATGAATATGACCCGATACTGAGGCCGGCAATGACCACCAGTAATATTATAATAACGCAGACTTTTGATGACGTCCATTATATACCGCTTGAGGCGATAAACCTGTCCGACAGCATTCCCATCGTGTATAAGAGGGACGGCACAAAACAGATAGTTGTACTGGGAAGCGCAAACGAAAACCATGTTATCGTTGAGCACGGGCTGACTGAAAATGAAAGAATTTATCTGACCATACCTGAAAACCCCGACAGGTACAGACTGGTTGGAGAAGACCTTATAGCTGTGATTCAAGAAAAAAGGGAGCGTCAGAGGGAAGAAGAACAGGCCAGGAGGCAGGAAGAGGAGCGGGTACTGCGCGAACGTGAGAACCGCATGAGGCAGATGCGCCAGCCGGGTGCTGGGGCTGCCGGAGCAGGTGCCGGCATGCAGACGACCAGACCAGGTAACTGA